The proteins below are encoded in one region of Mycteria americana isolate JAX WOST 10 ecotype Jacksonville Zoo and Gardens chromosome 22, USCA_MyAme_1.0, whole genome shotgun sequence:
- the HDAC5 gene encoding LOW QUALITY PROTEIN: histone deacetylase 5 (The sequence of the model RefSeq protein was modified relative to this genomic sequence to represent the inferred CDS: inserted 1 base in 1 codon; deleted 3 bases in 2 codons): MHAHTLTSPNVVVGAGGAPLQRWRGGGARAGRRGRARRRAPGWRGHSPSAPAGADGLSRQPPLRVPPAPLSPAGRHGPPERRRGGVRPRALAGAPVPCPAPRRPPRPRGGGAGGGARGAEACGERRGPGLDAAARERQLQRELLALKQQQQLQKQLLFAEFQKQHEHLTRQHEVQLQKHLKQQQEALAARRQQELEQQRQRERQEAEQQQRLEQLHALRTKDKSRESAIASTEVKLKLQEFLLSKTKEPGTGPPNHSXPQHPKCWAHHTSLDQSSPPQTGSPGTPPSYKLPLLGTYDGRDDFPLRKTASEPNLKVRSRLKQKVAERRSSPLLRRKDGTVISTFKKRAIEITVSSVCSSAPGSGPSSPNSSHSAIAENGFTGSVPNIHAEQLLPQHRALTLDGASQLSLYTSPSLPNISLGLQATVTVTNSHLNASPKLSPQAEAERPTVATLRPGAALTGKFLSTSSIPGCLLGVALEGDPPAGPASLLQHVLLLEQARQQSTLIAVPLHGQSPLVTGERAGSVRTVSKLPRHRPLSRTQSSPLPQSPQAVPHGALPHGALPHGALQHHFLDKQQVQLGKLLPKAGELARQPPTHPEETEEELTEQQSPPPGDGVPPSPPLALASPDAGDPPERPQDPEGCGVPHEELGDSGDEAEAPGVPDVTELGVAYKQVFPEGPLQLYPAPSLGILALPHPALARTQSSPATAGIKPPAPDGPPKHVFTTGVVYDTFMLKHQCTCGNTNIHPEHAGRIQSIWSRLQETGLLGKCERIRGRKATLEEIQTVHSEHHTLLYGTSPLNRQKLDSKKLLGPISQKMYAVLPCGGIGVDSDTVWNEMHSSSAVRMAVGCLVELAFKVAAGEIKNGFAVIRPPGHHAEESTAMGFCFFNSVAISAKLLQQKLSVGRILIVDWDIHHGNGTQQAFYSDPDVLYISLHRYDDGNFFPGSGAPEEVGSGMGVGYNINIAWTGGVDPPIGDVEYLTAFRTVVMPIANEFAPDVVLVSAGFDAVEGHLSPLGGYSVTAKCFGHLTKQLMMLAGGRVVLALEGGHDLTAICDASEACVSALLGLELEPLDPSLLQQKPNVNAVATLEKVIEIQSKHWSSVKRFAAAVGCSLLEAQKGEMEEAETVTAMALLSVGAEGGSADPQPRPAEEPMEAEPAL, encoded by the exons ATGCACGCTCACACGT TGACGTCACCGAATGTTGTTgtcggggcgggcggggccccGCTGCAAAGAtggaggggcggcggggcgcgcgcggggcggcgcggccgggcacGGCGCAG GGCTCCCGGGTGGCGCGGGCAcagccccagcgccccggccGGCGCTGACGGCCTCTCCAGACAGCCGCCTCTCCGCGTCCCCCCGGCACCGCTGTCACCCGCCGGCCGCCATGGACCCCCCGAGCGACGCAG AGGGGGGGTCCGGCCGCGAGCCCTCGCTGGAGCTCCTGTCCCGTGCCCAGCTCcacgccgccctccccgccccag gggcggaggggccggcggagGCGCACGGGGTGCCGAGGCGTGCGGGgagcgccgggggccggggctggacgCGGCGGCGCGGGAGCGGCAGCTGcagcgggagctgctggccctcaagcagcagcagcagctccagaagCAGCTGCTCTTCGCCGAGTTCCAGAAGCAGCACGAGCACCTCACCCGCCAGCACGAG GTCCAGCTCCAGAAGCACCTCAAG cagcagcaggaagcgctggccgcccgccggcagcaggagctggagcagcagcggcagcgggagcggcaggaggcc gagcagcagcagcgcctggagcagctccacgCCCTGCGCACCAAGGACAAGAGCCGCGAGA gcgcCATCGCCAGCACGGAGGTGAAGCTGAAGCTGCAGGAGTTCCTGCTCAGCAAGACAAAGGAGCCGGGCACCGGCCCCCCGAACcatt ctccccagcaccccaaatgtTG ggctcaCCACACCTCGTTGGACCAGAGTTCCCCCCCCCAGACCGGCAGCCCGGGGACACCCCCATCCTACAAACTCCCCCTCCTCGGCACCTACGACGGCCGGGATGATTTCCCGCTCCGCAAAACCG cctccgAACCCAACCTGAAAGTGCGCTCGCGGTTAAAACAGAAGGTAGCGGAGAGGAGGAGCAGTCCCCTGCTGCGGAGGAAGGACGGCACCGTCATCAGCACCTTCAAGAAGCGAGCCATCGAGATCACGG tGTCCTCGGTGTGCAGCAGCGCCCCGGGCTCCGGGCCCAGCTCCCCCAACAGCTCCCACAGCGCCATCGCCGAGAACGGCTTCACCGGCTCCGTCCCCAACATCCACGCCGAG cagctcctgccccagcaccgagCCCTCACCCTGGACGGCGCCAGCCAGCTCAGCCTCTAcacgtccccgtccctgcccaacatctccctggggctgcaggccaCCGTCACCGTCACCAACTCCCACCTCAAC GCGTCCCCCAAGCTGTCACCGCAGGCGGAGGCTGAGCGCCCGACGGTGGCCACCctgcgccccggggccgccctcACCGGCAAGTTCCTGAGCACCTCCTCCATCCCGGGCTGCCTGCTGGGGGTGGCCCTGGAGGGGgacccccccgccggccccgcgtcCCTGCTGCAGCACGTCCTGCTGCTGGAGCAAGCGCGCCAGCAGAGCACCCTCATCGCCG TGCCGCTGCACGGGCAGTCGCCGCTGGTGACGGGGGAGCGCGCGGGGAGCGTGCGGACGGTGAGCAAGCTGCCGCGGCACCGGCCCCTGAGCCGCACGCAGTCGTCCCCgctgccccagagcccccaggCCGTGCCCCACGgcgccctgccccacggcgctCTGCCCCACGGTGCCCTCCAGCACCACTTCCTCGACAAGCAGCAGGTCCAGCTGGGCAag ctgctccccaaGGCGGGGGAGCTGGCGCGGcagccccccacccaccccgAGGAGACGGAGGAGGAGCTGACGGAGCAGCAGTCGCCCCCCCCGGGTgatggggtcccccccagcccccccctcgCCCTCGCCTCCCCGGACGCCGGGGACCCCCCGGAGCGGCCGCAGGACCCCGAGGGCTGCGGGGTGCCCCACGAGGAGCTGGGTGACAGCGGGGACGAGGCTGAGGCCCCCGGGGTCCCCGACGTCACCGAGCTGGGGGTCGCGTACAAGCAG GTGTTCCCCGAGGGGCCGCTGCAGCTGTACCCCGCTCCCTCCCTGGGCATCCTGGCGCTGCCCCACCCGGCCCTCGCCCGCACCCAGTCGTCCCCCGCCACCGCCGGCATCAAGCCCCCCGCGCCCGACGGGCCCCCCAAGCACGTCTTCACCACAG GCGTGGTGTACGACACGTTCATGCTGAAGCACCAGTGCACCTGCGGGAACACCAACATCCACCCCGAGCACGCCGGCCGCATCCAGAGCATCTGGTCCCGTCTGCAGGAGACCGGCCTCCTCGGCAAGTGCGAG cgcaTCCGGGGCAGGAAGGCGACGCTGGAGGAGATCCAGACGGTGCACTCGGAGCATCACACGCTGCTCTACGGTACCAGCCCCCTCAACCGCCAGAAGCTCGACAGCAAGAAGCTCCTGG GTCCCATCAGCCAGAAGATGTACGCGGTGCTGCCGTGCGGGGGCATCGGG GTGGACAGTGACACGGTGTGGAACGAGATGCACTCGTCCAGCGCCGTGCGCATGGCGGTGGGCTGCCTGGTGGAGCTCGCCTTCAAGGTGGCCGCCGGGGAGATCAAG AACGGCTTCGCCGTCATCCGCCCCCCGGGACACCACGCGGAGGAGTCCACGGCCAT ggGCTTCTGCTTCTTCAACTCGGTGGCCATCTCGGCCAAACTGCTCCAGCAGAAGCTCAGCGTGGGCAGGATCCTCATCGTGGACTGG GACATCCACCACGGGAACGGGACCCAGCAAGCCTTCTACAGCGACCCCGACGTCCTCTACATCTCCCTCCACCGCTACGACGACGGCAACTTCTTCCCGGGCAGCGGGGCGCCCGAGGAG GTCGGCAGCGGGATGGGAGTGGGCTACAACATCAACATCGCCTGGACCGGCGGCGTCGACCCCCCCATCGGGGACGTGGAGTATCTCACCGCCTTCag GACCGTGGTGATGCCCATCGCCAACGAGTTCGCCCCGGACGTGGTGCTGGTCTCGGCCGGCTTCGACGCTGTCGAGGGCCACCTCTCGCCTCTCGGTGGCTACTCCGTCACTGCCAAAT gtttcGGCCACTTGACGAAGCAGCTGATGATGCTGGCGGGCGGCCGGGTGGTGCTGGCACTGGAGGGGGGACACGACCTGACGGCCATCTGCGACGCCTCGGAGGCCTGCGTCTCCGCTCTGCTCGGCCTGGAG CTGGAGCCCCTGGATccgtccctcctgcagcagaagcCGAACGTGAATGCGGTGGCCACCCTGGAGAAGGTCATCGAGATCCAGA GCAAGCACTGGAGCTCGGTGAAGCGCTTTGCGGCGGCCGTGGGCTGCTCCTTGCTGGAGGCGCAGAAGGGGGAGATGGAGGAGGCCGAGACGGTGACGGCCATGGCCCTGCTCTCGGTGGGCGCCGAGGGGGGGAGCGCCGACCCCCAGCCCAG
- the HROB gene encoding homologous recombination OB-fold protein, which produces MACRLQKLFGADGDLADEDFLSAVEDAENQFVVPGRLSPGGGPVPPSVPSPAPGLQPLRLLGPQLGHRSGKPPSLRPLAGQGEQPAGCRGPPAGGAVPQDELDNDLFLAACMELEGPELPAGASAARPPPGRWEKPPLIRMGQESPQEWAVPKKLRVGEELVSPGSGELEVRQDPLPAPRAAPAPRLVLRPSAASACPPRPPTPPGRPGSSCGSVPAPRGPAPRPFQASPCQPGATSSSMGLRVPRTPMAQGPRQSCPPPRLPPANSPALMSCVEPPPRQPLRPAPASLQTPVVTNHLVQLVTAASKAPGAAPHLPPQRKTRRFPGPAGILPQQHAGKLLEEILISAPQTPAHGAVAKPRTEGLPSSSPPTEEDFGKGPWLAMKTELGLDERDPSCFLRTYSVVMVLRKAALKQLPKNKVPSMAVMIKTLTRTNIDAGAVFRDPTGEMQGTVHRLLLEERQSELRPGSVLLLKQVGVFSPSHRNHYLNVTPNNLLKIYPPEPEGSFSQPSPAQREVPAQAGLLRDHPAQPPWGVPAPGDLGQGRTGNHSTEQSPGGFSLHPQSPGPGREEPVGADGCDMDDLDGLLGELPEDFFSAPAQADCC; this is translated from the exons ATG GCCTGCCGCCTCCAGAAGCTGTTCGGGGCCGACGGGGACCTGGCGGACGAG GATTTCCTCTCCGCCGTGGAGGATGCAGAGAACCAGTTCGTGGTCCCCGGACGTTTGTCACCCGGCGGTGGCCCGGTCCCTCCCAGCGTGCCATCCCCAGCTCCCGGTCTGCAGCCCCTCCGCCTGCTGGGACCCCAGCTCGGTCACCGCTCCGGTAAACCCCCCAGCCTGCGGCCCCTcgctgggcagggggagcagccCGCGGGCTgccggggacccccggccggGGGAGCGGTCCCCCAGGATGAGCTGGACAACGACCTCTTCCTGGCCGCCTGTATGGAGCTGGAGGGCCCCGAGCTGCCGGCGGGGGCCAGTGCTGCCCGGCCACCCCCAGGCCGGTGGGAGAAGCCCCCACTGATTCGCATGGGGCAGGAGAGCCCCCAGGAGTGGGCAGTCCCCAAGAAGCTGcgggtgggagaggagctggtgtCCCCGGGCTCTGGGGAGCTGGAGGTCAGGCAGgaccccctgcccgccccacggGCAGCTCCCGCTCCCAGGCTGGTGCTGCGGCCCAGCGCAGCCAGTGcctgcccccccagaccccccacgCCCCCGGGAAGGCCGGGCAGCTCCTGtggctctgtccctgctcccagggGCCCGGCCCCGAGGCCTTTCCAAGCGTCCCCATGTCAGCCGGGAGCAACCAGCTCCTCCAtggggctgcgggtgccccgGACCCCCATGGCACAGGGTCCCCGGCagagctgccccccgccccggctgccccctgcCAACTCGCCGGCCTTGATGAGCTGCGTGGAGCCCCCGCCAAGACAGCCGCTCAGGCCGGCCCCGGCCAGCCTGCAGACGCCGGTGGTCACCAACCACCTCGTGCAGCTGGTGACGGCGGCCAGCAAagcgcccggggctgccccccatCTCCCACCGCAGAGGAAGACTCGCCGGTTCCCGGGGCCGGCCGGGATCCTGCCCCAGCAG CACGCTGGGAAGCTCCTGGAGGAGATCCTCATTTCTGCTCCCCAAACTCCGGCTCACGGGGCTGTGGCGAAGCCGCGGACGGAG GGactgcccagctcctctccaccCACGGAAGAGGATTTCGGGAAGGGCCCCTGGCTTGCCATGAAGACGGAGCTGGGGCTGGACGAGAGGGACCCCAGCTGCTTCCTCAGGACCTACAGCGTGGTCATGGTGCTGCGGAAG GCAGCCTTGAAGCAGCTCCCGAAGAACAAGGTCCCCAGCATGGCGGTAATGATCAAGACCCTGACCAGGACCAACATTGACGCTGGTGCCGTGTTCAGGGACCCGACCG GAGAGATGCAGGGCACGGTGCATCGCCTGCTGCTGGAAGAGAGACAGAGCGAGCTCAGGCCCGGCTCGGTGCTGCTCCTGAAGCAG GTGGGTGTCTTCTCCCCGTCCCACCGCAACCACTACCTCAACGTCACCCCCAACAACCTGCTCAAGATCTACCCGCCGGAGCCAGAGGGCAGCTTCTCGCAGCCGTCGCCAGCACAGCGGGAG gtccctgcccaggctgggctACTCAGGGACCAccctgcacagcctccctggggtgtccctgccccTGGGGACTTGGGACAGGGGAGGACGGGCAACCACAGCACAGAGCAGTCTCCTGGGGGCTTCTCCCTGCACCCGCAGAGCCCCGGGCCTGGGCGAGAAGAGCCGGTGGGAGCGGATGGCTGCGACATGG ATGACCTGGATGGGCTCCTGGGAGAGCTGCCTGAGGATTTCTTCTCCGCTCCGGCCCAAGCTGACTGCTGCTGA
- the ASB16 gene encoding ankyrin repeat and SOCS box protein 16, producing MAQETFAFTSSALRSLRLQRELLEQEDRRRALARESATRRFLPATPRPPLTPTRRPQYCRDPAVHNALYTGDLLRIKSIFKDETTTNLIMETVSEELVWSPEQGLWVLSPRRQQTSALRIAAGRGYGDCARHLLLRGAEVDAVVGGQAPLHDSAAAPRPDCTRLLLAFGADPNLLSAEGSAPLHLCTAPDSLPCAELLLAHGARVNLGTRDRQLTALHVAARQGLVAHVELYLRHGADPARRSRQGETPLNTACAAAERPEEAERFYRVAERLLAAGADPGAAGRKDHTPLHNACGNGQPRLVRLLLRHGADATVPNCAGYTPMDCALHAVEEYRGQRPEQTIALLLDHGAGPVHPKMLKFCCRHPPALEVVLNAYDRIPPAESWVGAVPPELWEEHREFYTSAVQMAGQPRRLQHLARCAVRRHLGARCHAAVPKLALPPPLRHYLQLPLQGLIS from the exons ATGGCCCAGGAAACCTTCGCCTTCACCTCCTCCGCCCTGCGCTCGCTGCGGCTCCagcgggagctgctggagcaggaggatcGCCGGCGAGCCCTGGCTCGGGAATCGGCCACGCGACGGTTCCTGCCGGCGACTCCCCggccccccctgacccccacccGGCGGCCCCAGTACTGCCGGGACCCCGCCGTCCACAACGCCCTGTACACCGGGGACCTCCTGCGCATAAAGAGCATCTTTAAGGATGAGACCACCACGAACCTCATCATGGAGACGGTCAGCGAGGAGCTGGTGTGGTCGCCCGAGCAGG ggctgtgggtgctgagcccccgcCGGCAGCAGACATCGGCGCTGCGCATCGCCGCCGGCCGGGGCTACGGCGACTGCGCCCGGCACCTGCTGCTGCGGGGGGCGGAGGTGGACGCGGTGGTGGGGGGCCAGGCCCCCCTGCACGAcagcgcggccgccccccgccccgactGCACCCGCCTGCTGCTGGCCTTCGGGGCCGACCCCAACCTGCTCAGCGCCGAGGGCTCGGCCCCCCTGCACCTCTGCACCGCGCCCGACAGCCTCCC GTGCGCGGAGCTGCTGCTGGCGCACGGGGCGCGGGTGAACCTGGGCACGCGGGACCGGCAGCTGACGGCGCTGCACGTGGCGGCGCGGCAGGGGCTGGTGGCCCACGTGGAGCTGTACCTGCGGCACGGCGCCgaccccgcccgccgcagccgccagGGCGAGACCCCCCTCAACACCGCCTGCGCCGCCGCCGAGCGCCCCGAGGAGGCCGAGCGCTTCTACCGGGTGGCCGAGCGGCTGCTGGCGGCCGGCGCTGaccccggggccgccggccgcaAGGACCACACGCCGCTGCACAACGCCTGCGGCAACGGGCAGCCCCGGCTGGTGCGGCTGCTGCTGCGCCACGGGGCCGACGCCACCGTCCCCAACTGCGCCGGGTACACCCCCATGGACTGCGCCCTCCACGCCGTCGAGGAGTACCGGGGCCAGCGCCCCGAGCAAACCATCGCCCTCCTCCTCGACCACGGCGCCGGCCCCGTCCACCCCAAG ATGCTCAAGTTCTGCTGCCGGCACCCGCCGGCGCTGGAAGTGGTGCTCAACGCCTACGACCGCATCCCCCCCGCCGAGAGCTGGGTGGGGGCCGTGCCCCCGGAGCTGTGGGAG GAGCACCGGGAGTTCTACACCTCGGCGGTGCAAATGGCGGGGCAGCCGCGGCGGCTGCAGCACCTGGCCCGCTGCGCCGTCCGGCGGCACCTGGGCGCCCGCTGCCACGCTGCTGTCCCCAAGCTGGCCCTGCCACCCCCGCTGCGACACTACCTGCAGCTGCCCCTCCAGGGGCTCATCTCCTGA
- the TMUB2 gene encoding transmembrane and ubiquitin-like domain-containing protein 2 produces MEPPAATFIRGVGDEVTVVAGVVVLVLALVLAWLSTYVADSGNQLLGTIVAAGDAAVIRLGHVERYVGAAGAAEALEPPRVTENQEEKTEEEGAAVSGPAAEQGDGGSPPDPGLERLLDIRSLPKRTSAAEPSAPESRGGAPAPGGSDLCSGLIKIRLKFLNDTEEVAVVRPEDTVGGLKSKYFPGQESQMKFIYRGQLLQDQGRTLRSLHITDNCVIHCHRSRSAAAAAALPDASTAAPDAGGLPLSAGNLMVPAVMVVLAVIWYLRLNYRQLFTAPATVSLIGVTILFSFLAFGMYGQ; encoded by the exons ATggagccccccgccgccacctTCATCCGAGGGGTGGGGGACGAGGTGACGGTGGTGGCCGGTGTCGTGGTGCTGGTCCTGGCTCTGGTCCTGGCGTGGCTGTCCACCTACGTCGCTGACAGCGGCAACCAGCTTTTGGGAACGATCGTCGCGGCGGGGGATGCGGCTGTCATCCGGCTCGGCCACGTGGAGCGGTacgtgggggcggcgggggcggccgaaGCCCTGGAGCCCCCCAGGGTCACCGAAAaccaagaggagaaaacagaagaggaaggggcGGCAGTGtcggggccggcggcggagcaAGGGGACGGCGGCAGCCCCCCCGACCCCGGCCTGGAGCGGCTGCTGGACATCCGGAGCTTGCCCAAACGGACCTCGGCCGCTGAGCCCAGCGCCCcggagagccgggggggggcacccgccCCAGGGGGGAGCGACCTGTGCTCCGGCCTCATCAAGATCCGGCTCAAATTCCTCAATGACACGGAGGAGGTGGCCGTGGTCCGACCCGAGGACACCGTGGGGGGCCTCAAGAG CAAATATTTCCCGGGCCAGGAGAGCCAGATGAAGTTCATCTATCgcgggcagctgctgcaggaccaggGGCGGACGCTGCGCTCGCTCCACATCACGGACAACTGCGTCATCCACTGCCACCGCTCCCGgagcgccgccgctgccgccgccctgcCCGACGCCAGCACCGCTGCCCCAGACGCCGGCGGCCTCCCCCTCAGCGCGGGGAACCTGATGGTCCCCGCCGTCATGGTGGTGCTGGCAGTCATTTGGTATCTCCGCCTCAACTACCGGCAGCTCTTCACTGCCCCGGCCACCGTCTCCTTGATCGGCGTCACCATCCTGTTCAGCTTCCTGGCGTTCGGGATGTACGGACAGTAG